The proteins below are encoded in one region of Lactuca sativa cultivar Salinas chromosome 3, Lsat_Salinas_v11, whole genome shotgun sequence:
- the LOC111914042 gene encoding uncharacterized protein LOC111914042, which yields MEFFKNAKVVRLRSHLNKFLVAGDDEKTVLQSRNGFPRNEEWTVERVEGKKHVIRLKNCSSGKYLTPSDEPFLTGLTGNKVVQNIQANKLDTSIEWEPIKEGELVKLRAKGGNFLRGNGGTPPWRNSVTHDIPQLMITQEWVLWDVEVVDMVVLESQEAMESTQTSTWESNFLPPPNISVIMGRGESSFKLRGVVVPRPPSSTSDKHFSSSLPCQDKGAAYVESKLLEKLGIIDELTTEIP from the coding sequence ATGGAGTTTTTCAAGAACGCAAAAGTCGTCAGACTGCGGAGCCACCTTAACAAATTCTTGGTGGCCGGAGACGATGAAAAGACTGTCCTCCAAAGCAGAAACGGCTTCCCAAGGAATGAAGAGTGGACAGTGGAGAGAGTGGAAGGGAAAAAGCATGTCATCCGCCTGAAAAACTGCTCCTCCGGCAAGTACCTCACTCCCTCCGATGAACCGTTTCTGACAGGGTTGACCGGGAATAAAGTGGTGCAAAACATCCAGGCGAACAAACTGGACACCTCCATTGAGTGGGAGCCGATTAAGGAAGGTGAGTTGGTGAAGCTGCGAGCTAAAGGTGGGAACTTCTTGCGGGGTAACGGCGGCACCCCACCATGGAGAAACTCCGTCACCCATGACATCCCTCAGTTGATGATAACGCAGGAGTGGGTGTTGTGGGATGTTGAAGTGGTTGATATGGTTGTTTTGGAGTCACAAGAGGCAATGGAAAGTACTCAAACATCGACGTGGGAATCGAACTTTTTGCCACCTCCGAATATATCAGTGATTATGGGGAGGGGTGAATCTTCTTTCAAGCTCAGAGGAGTAGTGGTGCCCAGACCACCGAGCTCCACCTCAGACAAACACTTTTCTTCTTCTTTGCCTTGCCAAGATAAGGGGGCGGCTTATGTTGAGTCCAAACTACTAGAAAAATTAGGTATCATCGACGAATTAACGACGGAGATTCCCTAG
- the LOC111914034 gene encoding basic leucine zipper 43 — protein MQPGENSHYLYIPNPNPDTTNLTMNLQNSPILQFNINTPSNPFYNHHIHPQYQEISPYFSDEADDQQQINLINERKQRRMISNRESARRSRMRKQKHLDELWSQVIWLRDENHQLVDKLNKFSGTHDQVLQENAQLKEEASELREMVNKLQLNGTYPSLIDLDDINSNVLYLRNESLNPSISSSSEFF, from the coding sequence ATGCAACCCGGTGAGAATTCCCACTACCTTTATATTCCAAACCCTAATCCAGACACAACAAACTTAACCATGAATCTCCAAAACTCACCAATTCTTCAATTCAACATCAACACACCCTCAAACCCCTTCTACAATCATCACATACACCCTCAATATCAAGAAATTAGCCCTTATTTTTCTGATGAAGCAGATGATCAACAACAGATAAACCTCATCAATGAAAGGAAGCAAAGGAGAATGATATCTAATAGAGAGTCAGCACGTAGGTCCCGCATGCGAAAACAGAAGCATTTAGATGAACTTTGGTCGCAGGTGATTTGGCTTCGTGATGAAAATCATCAACTTGTTGACAAATTGAATAAATTCTCAGGGACACATGATCAGGTTTTACAAGAGAATGCTCAGCTTAAAGAGGAAGCTTCCGAACTTCGTGAAATGGTCAATAAGTTGCAGCTTAATGGAACTTACCCTAGTTTGATAGACCTAGATGATATTAATAGCAACGTCCTTTACCTTAGAAATGAATCTTTAAACCCTTCTATCTCAAGTTCTTCTGAGTTTTTCTAg